The Hymenobacter sp. GOD-10R genome includes a window with the following:
- a CDS encoding ketoacyl-ACP synthase III — protein sequence MIRSVLVASGSCIPDLVVSNQDFSTTRFFTPDGTLIEQAGAVTLDRFQAITGIRERRYARPEQTASDLGWLAADEALTSSGIDRESLDYVIVAHNFGDVVDGSNRVDLVPSLASRIKAQLGIRNPDCVAYDLAFGCPGWLEAVIQANYYIRSGDARRCLVIGTETLSRVVDPHDRDTMLFSDGSGAVILEASSSANAGILAHHTQTYAHEYAGLLSMGKSYAPAQSESPDRFMKMQGRKLYEFALQHVPQVVKTALDKAQVPLTQVKKVLLHQANEKMDVAILQRLFQLYGEASPNLNLMPMTIGWLGNSSVATLPTLLDLLQKGQLADHRLETGDLVVLASVGAGMNINAVVYQC from the coding sequence ATGATCCGATCTGTGCTAGTAGCTAGTGGTAGCTGCATTCCCGACTTAGTTGTTTCCAACCAGGATTTTAGCACCACCCGCTTTTTCACTCCCGACGGCACCTTGATTGAACAGGCGGGTGCCGTAACCCTCGACCGTTTTCAAGCTATTACGGGTATCCGCGAGCGGCGCTACGCCCGTCCTGAGCAAACTGCCTCTGACCTAGGTTGGCTAGCCGCCGATGAAGCCCTGACTAGCTCCGGCATCGACCGCGAAAGCCTCGACTATGTCATTGTGGCTCACAACTTTGGTGATGTAGTAGATGGTAGCAACCGGGTTGATCTGGTTCCTTCGCTAGCCTCCCGCATCAAAGCGCAGCTCGGCATTCGGAATCCCGATTGCGTAGCATACGACCTCGCTTTTGGTTGCCCAGGCTGGCTCGAAGCCGTCATTCAGGCGAACTATTACATTCGCTCGGGCGATGCGCGTCGCTGCCTGGTAATTGGTACCGAAACCCTGTCGCGCGTAGTGGACCCACACGACCGCGACACCATGTTGTTTAGCGATGGGAGCGGGGCCGTGATTCTGGAAGCTAGCTCATCGGCAAACGCCGGCATCCTGGCACATCACACCCAGACCTACGCTCACGAATACGCTGGACTGCTGAGCATGGGCAAATCGTACGCGCCCGCGCAAAGCGAAAGCCCCGATCGGTTTATGAAAATGCAAGGCCGCAAGCTCTATGAGTTCGCGCTGCAACATGTGCCGCAAGTGGTAAAAACCGCCCTCGACAAAGCCCAGGTGCCGCTCACGCAAGTGAAGAAAGTGCTTCTGCATCAGGCCAATGAGAAGATGGACGTGGCCATTTTACAGCGCTTGTTCCAGCTCTACGGCGAAGCAAGCCCTAATCTGAACCTGATGCCCATGACGATTGGGTGGCTGGGCAACAGCTCCGTGGCCACGCTGCCCACCCTGCTCGACCTGCTGCAAAAAGGCCAGCTCGCAGACCATCGCCTGGAAACCGGTGACTTGGTGGTGCTAGCTTCGGTAGGCGCAGGCATGAACATCAATGCGGTGGTGTACCAGTGCTAA
- a CDS encoding superoxide dismutase, with protein sequence MLKRDFLKNGLLTVAGALLSPAVLARVHDEQLLREARATPMADGPFTLPPLPYAFGALEPHIDARTMEIHHDAHHKTYVSKLNEAVAGKPEEKLTLAQLLASASKQPDVIRNNAGGHWNHSFFWQLLAPKAGGKPSGELATAITKDFGSFEKFSEEFTKAATGRFGSGWAWLIYDPKASKLAITSTPNQDNPLMDLPGIQRGTPVLGLDVWEHAYYLKYQNKRPDYVKAYWNVVNWSEAGKRYEAARKA encoded by the coding sequence ATGCTGAAACGAGATTTCCTGAAGAACGGTCTACTGACCGTAGCTGGGGCTTTATTGAGCCCCGCGGTGCTAGCCCGTGTTCACGACGAGCAACTCTTGCGCGAAGCCCGCGCCACACCTATGGCTGATGGTCCTTTTACGTTGCCTCCGTTGCCGTACGCTTTTGGTGCGCTAGAGCCGCACATTGATGCGCGCACGATGGAGATTCACCACGATGCTCACCACAAAACCTACGTTTCCAAGTTGAACGAGGCAGTGGCTGGCAAACCCGAAGAAAAGCTGACCCTAGCGCAGCTATTGGCCTCCGCTAGCAAGCAGCCCGACGTCATTCGTAATAATGCCGGTGGCCATTGGAATCACTCCTTTTTCTGGCAGCTGCTAGCCCCGAAAGCTGGTGGTAAACCATCTGGCGAACTAGCTACGGCCATCACGAAAGATTTTGGGTCTTTTGAGAAGTTCAGCGAGGAGTTCACGAAAGCGGCCACCGGTCGCTTTGGCTCCGGCTGGGCTTGGCTGATCTACGACCCAAAAGCCAGCAAGCTAGCGATTACTAGCACGCCCAACCAGGATAATCCGCTAATGGATTTGCCTGGTATACAGCGTGGCACCCCGGTGCTAGGCCTCGACGTGTGGGAGCACGCCTACTACCTGAAGTATCAGAACAAGCGCCCCGACTACGTGAAAGCCTACTGGAACGTGGTGAACTGGTCGGAAGCGGGTAAGCGCTACGAAGCAGCTCGCAAAGCGTAA